From Bacillus basilensis, a single genomic window includes:
- the veg gene encoding biofilm formation stimulator Veg yields MSKRLDEIKSELDHHLGQRLMLKANSGRRKTVEQSGVLAETYRSVFVVQLDQQEDALQRVSYSYADVLTETVELTFYGEPHNEVIL; encoded by the coding sequence ATGTCAAAACGTTTAGATGAAATTAAAAGCGAATTAGATCACCATCTTGGACAGAGACTGATGTTAAAGGCAAATAGTGGGAGAAGAAAGACTGTAGAACAATCAGGTGTACTTGCAGAAACGTACCGTTCTGTTTTTGTTGTACAACTGGATCAGCAAGAAGATGCGTTGCAACGTGTATCGTATAGCTATGCGGATGTTTTAACAGAGACAGTAGAGTTAACATTTTATGGTGAACCTCATAATGAAGTGATTTTATAA
- the sspF gene encoding acid-soluble spore protein SspF, translating into MSRRRGVMSNQFKEELAKELGFYDVVQKEGWGGIRAKDAGNMVKRAIEIAEQQLMKQNQ; encoded by the coding sequence TTGAGTAGACGAAGAGGTGTCATGTCAAATCAATTTAAAGAAGAGCTTGCAAAAGAGCTAGGCTTTTATGATGTTGTTCAGAAAGAAGGCTGGGGCGGAATTCGTGCGAAAGATGCTGGTAACATGGTGAAACGCGCTATAGAAATTGCAGAACAGCAATTAATGAAACAAAACCAGTAG